The genomic region TGAAGGTCGGGACCATCACGGTGCCGCTCGGACCGACAACCTCCAGCAGTGCATCCACCACAGCCTCTGCCCCACCCTCGACGTAGCCGAAGGCGCTCAGGGAACTGTGGACTTGGAGCAGCTCGCCCTCACAAAGGCCTAGTTCACCTAGGCCGCGCACGATCATCGCCCGGGAGACAACGGCCTTCCCCACCGGATCATACAAAATGTCATCGCTCCCAAGAGGGGGGAGTGTACTCGCTTCTTGATAGGTTATGCAAGCGCGAGCGAATTCCTCCCCGTCCGGAAACCCTCTGGAGACTGCCTGATAGGCTCAAGAACACGGGCCTTCCCCACTCCTTGTCTGAGCCGGGCAGGTTGTAGCCGCAGGACCGGGGAAGTAGCCGCCACGGACGGCCCACCTGCACTTGACGTGAGGTTCGCTGATGGCGTCTCATGAATTGAACGGTCTGTGGCCAGTACCCCGTGAAGTCCGTCGCTTCCCAGGATCCCTGTACATCGGTACCGGCGTCGCCGGTCCTCATCCCCAGGCCTGTGTGGTGGATGCCGACCATACCTTCGCCGGCCAACTACTCTCCCAACGTCTGCACGCCCCGGTGCAGGTGACGTCTCCTGCTGGGAGGGTCGCAGTGCGTCTGGTCGTCGACGCCGACCTTCCCGCAGCACGGCTTCTGCACCCGAACCAGCGCGTCGAGGCTTACACCCTCGCGGTCGACACCCAGGGCATCACTCTCGTCGCCGCCTCAACCGAAGGACTACTGCGAGGCGTCTCAACGCTCCTGCAGCTCTTCCGGGACGAGGGTGACGCTCTCCTCTGCCCGTGTCTGCAGATTACCGACTGGCCCCACTTCCGCTATCGCTGCGCTTCCGATTGGCTGCTGAACGCCGAGATCAACCGCTGGGGCTACGACTGGGGTGACGGTGTCGAGGCCTTCTGCCGCCGCGCCGAGCGCAAGCTCGACTTCTGCTTCGAGCACAAGATCAACCAGGTCTGGTTCGACGGCCTCGGGTGGTCCACTGACCGCACACCCCGCTACGCCGACCTGATGCGACACCTGAACCGCTACGCCCGGCAGCGGGGAATCAGCCTCGTCTTCGCCGGCTACGGTGGCGGCTACGGCACGTCATACCAGGTCTCGGAACTCTACCGCTGCGGGTACCAGGGCCAGGTCTTCCTGAACCGCGAGAGCTACCCGGACGGCCCCGAGTACTTCTGCTGCGGACTGCCGGGCGCTGCCGGAGCCCGACGCTACGGCACCTGCCTCACCAACGACGACCTCCAGGACCTCAAGCTGCGTGAGATGGAGCACTTCGTCGCCACCGTCCAGCCCGGCGCGATGTACCTCCACGACATCGACACCGGCTATCTGTCCGAGAGCCACGAAGCCTGGCTGATGCGTTGCCCCAAGTGCCGCGAGCGCTTCCCCAGCGACGAGATGGCAGACCCTCGGGGCCAGGCAGGAGCCGTCGCCGCGTGGTTCCGCAAGGTCTGCGATCGACTGTCCCAGATCCCGCCGACCTCGGACTACCGCCCTGCCGAGGATCTCTGTCTCCTCTTCACTTCGCCGGTCTACACCCACTTCCGCGAGCCTGGGCAACCCGAGGTCTGGCGCGAGGAAGTCGAGTACTTCCGTGTCCTCAGTTCCCTCCTGGGGCCCGCGCCGCAGGTGCAGTTCGGTATCCGCGAGCAGTTCCTGGAGCCCGACGGCAGCAAGCGCATCGCCCAGTTGGCAGACGCCCTGGAGGCGGTCGGCAACGGTCACGGGGTCTATGTCATCTCCTTCTGCGGCGGCGACAACTACCTCAGCGACGACCTGGTCAATGCCTCCTGCGTCTTCGCCCACCTTTTCGAGGGTGCGCGCTCAGTCTGTCTCTCCAATGGCGGCGTCCACGAGGAGCCGACCCAGCTCCTCAACGCCCGCGCGCTCTGGAGTGGCCCGGAATCGGGCTACGCAGACCAACCGGCTGACGCTTCCCAGGCCCAGTCTCTCGTGGACCAGGTGATTGCCGGGACCTATCGCGCCGCCTCCGTGTTTGGTTCTCAGGGAGCGCTTCACGAGGCTTGCTGTCATCTGTGGGGCCCGGAGGCCGGGGAGCATATGTTCCGCGCCTACACCTGCGAGCCCGACGGTATGCGTGGACCGGTATCCCGCGTCTGGTGGGCCATCACTCGCGAGGTCCGCCGCTTCCGAGGCGATCTGAACGCCCACGGCTGGACCTGGGAGAGCCTGCGCGAGCTCTGGCAGACCCGGGTTCAGGTCACCGCAGAGGCTCTTGAGCACGCCCAGAAGGCCTTGCAGGCCCGCGAGGACCCCGACCTCCGCTGGTTCGTCACTTGCCTGGGTGTCGGCCTGCGCTTCGCCCGAATCGTCCTGGCAGCCGTCGAGGTCCGTTGCGGCGAGGCCAACGCAGGCACTGTCCTGACCGCCTCCCTCGAGGAACTCGAAGCCTACCTGTCGGCCCTTCCTCTCAGTGGCCGCGCCGACATCCTCGGCGGCGACCCGGGATGCTGGCAGGAGACTCTCGAACTCTTGCGCGAGGTGACTTCCGCCTCCTGACCCAGACGCACTAGACATGACGCGACGCAGCATCAAGCCTGAAGGAGATGTGACATGTACGCAACGGTCTCACTGGCACTCATGCTCCTCCTGCTGTTCGCTCTCGTCCTTCCCGCCGGCGCGGCTGAGCTTCCTCAATGGCCGCCGCGGGACTACCTGCTCACGAGCCTCGTCGACGGCATCGAGCCGATCCTCAAGAGCCAGGACCTCGCGACCGGCCGCTTCGGCAGCCAGCCCTGGATCTGCTCCGACCAGAACGTCCTCATCACCCTTGCCGCAGCCTGGTCCATCCAAGACGCGAACAACCCCTGGTACCACAGCGACCGCGTGCTGAACGCCATCGCAAAAGGTGGCGAGGCGCTGGTGGACGATCAGGACGCGAAGGGGATGTGGATCTTCCGCAAGAAGGACAACTCCACCTGGGGCCAGATCCACATGCCCTGGACCTATAGCCGTTGGATCAGAACCTACCTCATCGTCAAGGACGCTCTTCCCGCCGAGTCGCGGGCCAAGTGGGAGAAGGGCCTGCTCCTCGGGTTCAAGGGCATCCGCAGCTACGCCGACGGTGGCATCCACAACATCCCGACGC from Armatimonadia bacterium harbors:
- a CDS encoding glycoside hydrolase family 20 zincin-like fold domain-containing protein: MASHELNGLWPVPREVRRFPGSLYIGTGVAGPHPQACVVDADHTFAGQLLSQRLHAPVQVTSPAGRVAVRLVVDADLPAARLLHPNQRVEAYTLAVDTQGITLVAASTEGLLRGVSTLLQLFRDEGDALLCPCLQITDWPHFRYRCASDWLLNAEINRWGYDWGDGVEAFCRRAERKLDFCFEHKINQVWFDGLGWSTDRTPRYADLMRHLNRYARQRGISLVFAGYGGGYGTSYQVSELYRCGYQGQVFLNRESYPDGPEYFCCGLPGAAGARRYGTCLTNDDLQDLKLREMEHFVATVQPGAMYLHDIDTGYLSESHEAWLMRCPKCRERFPSDEMADPRGQAGAVAAWFRKVCDRLSQIPPTSDYRPAEDLCLLFTSPVYTHFREPGQPEVWREEVEYFRVLSSLLGPAPQVQFGIREQFLEPDGSKRIAQLADALEAVGNGHGVYVISFCGGDNYLSDDLVNASCVFAHLFEGARSVCLSNGGVHEEPTQLLNARALWSGPESGYADQPADASQAQSLVDQVIAGTYRAASVFGSQGALHEACCHLWGPEAGEHMFRAYTCEPDGMRGPVSRVWWAITREVRRFRGDLNAHGWTWESLRELWQTRVQVTAEALEHAQKALQAREDPDLRWFVTCLGVGLRFARIVLAAVEVRCGEANAGTVLTASLEELEAYLSALPLSGRADILGGDPGCWQETLELLREVTSAS